The segment GCCGTTGTCACTCTCTCTTTATGTACATCTTCAGAGATGAAGAGTTTCAACATGCCTACTTCCATTGGTAATATTCATGGGTTTCCAACCCATTTCTAGAGCATTTTACTTAGCATCTGGTGtacatccagtctaaattttgaaaaagcagctgaCCCAGCCTGCTCCCACTTAAGTCAATGACAAaactcccattgacttcaaGTAGAGCAAAAGCAGACCTGTTGTTAACAGGGAAGTGATGCCTATTGTTCAGCCAAGCATGTCAGACTAGCATGTATCAACTTCATGAGTATCAAAGGGAGTTACTAGAGGAAATCCCCTGAATATTTATGCCATAGTTGGAGGgaactgctgtttttccttctcccacatCTCTCTACTGTGATACGCTAGTTACATGAACGCACAGTGTCTTCTCACAATGCTTACAGACCTCTGGATTTTGGACCTTTTGTGGTGGAAGTAGCCCAATGGAAAATAGAGGTCTATGGCATATCGTGGTTCTTCTCAGGCTTCCAGAAATACTGAATCATCTTCAAGAGCCAACAGTGGCCTCAGTGTATACGGAACAGTGCAGCTGCAGTGTGTGTGAGAGCGAGCGAGACAgagagtgagtgagtgagtttgtttgtgtgtgtgtgtacagaaATAATCTGTCCAAATCAGCTTTGGGAGAGCTAAAGGAGAATCAGTTCCACACTGGGGTTTCCCAGAGATGTCCAACCAGATCAGACCAGCCCCTAGAAGGGATTCAGTACAAACAGAACAACCCAGTATTACAGTGTATCTAGTTTCACACGGATTTTAATTCAATGGGAGGGGCAAGATTTGAGCTTGCATGCTCCCCATAATTTACAAATAACTTTTGTTTCACGCAGCCCATCAACTCTGTGGGTATTACCAGCAttctggaaaacagacaaaGTGTAAACATAATGTATGCTATAAGGCCCATATATATTTCCATCTTGTGAGACTCGGAGACTGAAGGGAGTGGAGCTTCACAGAATAAAAGGAATGACTGCGGCAGAATTGGGATCATCCAGCCCATAGCTAATGGAAATACATCTTCCCACCACATCATTGTGATGTAGCATACAAATCTAGACCTCGGTCAGACAAAGATTTACATCACacacttatttttttgtgcCAAGACGAGCCCAACTGCCATGGATGGCACTGGTAATATGGgacaaaataaggaaaaacaagtaTGTTTTTGTAAGCAGAGcctgaaaacatgttttttaaaggcTGAGAGAGAATGAAAGTGTGCTTCAATATACACTTCAGATGATCCAGTCTCACTGCTCATTCAAGTCCTGGGTTTAACAGCTTCCCACTGTATCCTTTATATATCACCCATTGTGACTAAGCATTAAGGGAACATGCAATCATTAATCACCTTTATggatttcttcccttctgttgGGTTTGACTTACAAGCTCAGGAGCAGATCCTGGAGCCTTTACTCCTTCCTGCAGTCCTGTGCCCAAGCAATCAGCCCTACTTCACCCACAGAGAGCTTGAAGCACTGCAGCTTCTGTAGAATCGGGTGCCGAGTTTCTTATAGCCGCATCTCATTCAAATATGCAATGGCTCTTAATCCGTCACAGGAATGAACAGAAAGTTTGAACACTGcattattaaattaaaaggtTACAGTCTGCCACAAGACAACTAAACCAGGACTCAAGGAGTATGTGTCTGTTAATTTTAATGCTCTGTCTCAAAGTACAGAACTCTGGACATTTCCAGCATCATATTTAAAACATAGTACATCTACTAATACGTGATCTGGTGCATTAATGGACCAAATTAAGTTACAGGTATGAATTTTACATAAAACAGATTAATATTATATGCCATGAAGGAATTTTAAATACTCCATCtgcatgcatttttaatagTTATGTGCTCTAATTTAATGTTCCCAGGCACTGCTTTGCTTGCGGTCCCTAAGCCTCCTCCTTCCCCGTCTcgcccttcttccctccccctcaaGTTTTGCTCGGGATTTTCCCTGCCTTTAAACCGGCGTCCTGAAGTCCCTCAAAATACGCGTAAAGCCAGGCTGGGTCTCCCACACCGAGACACCGCGACCCAAGGAGATGCTACCCTCATCCCGGAGGGAGGAACCCTTCCTCCTtcgggcgggcggcggggagcAGGGCTGCGCTGGACCGCGTGGGCGGCACCGGGAGCCACTGGGTGGCGAGTCCCGCCCGCATTCCCGCAGTCCTTCCTCCCCGGgacctccccccctcctcctcctcctctccgcAGGGATCAGTGCCAGCCGCCCGCCCTCTCCAGCAGCGCCACCAGGGGGAGACGCGGCGCTCCGATTGGCTGGGCGCGGCGGCGCGGCGTTCCGATTGGCTGCGGCGCGGCGGCGCCCCCGCTCCCCGCGCCGCGCTCGCTTCGCCCCGCCGCGGCAccgcccgccgcgccccgcccgccTCCCCGCGCTATATAGCGGGCGGTACGGGTAGCGGCGGCCGTAGCCGAGCGGTTGATAGcgagggaggaggcaggggacAGGGGACGGCTTGTTGTTGGTGTCGAGCCTCCCCGCGAGATCCTCTCGCTGCGGGTCCGTGGGTGCAGCCGGTAACGCCAGCGAGGTTGCAGCCGGCGGTGGGGTTGCGGGAGAcggtggaggtggagaagggaggTCTCCCTCCCTGCGGCAGCATGAAAGCCGTGAGCCCCGTGCGACACCCCAGCCGCAAGGCGCAGCCCGGCGTGTCGGGCGGCGGGGGGCTGCGCTGCCTGGCCGAGCACAGCGGCTGCAAGGGGGCACCGCCGTCGGGCGAGGAGCCCGCGGCGCTCTGCCTGCAGTGCGATATGAATGACTGCTACAGCCGGCTGAGGAAGCTGGTGCCCACCATCCCGCCCAACAAGAGGGTCAGCAAAGTGGAGATCCTGCAGCACGTCATCGACTACATCCTCGACCTGCAGCTGGCTCTGGAGACGCACCCGGCGCTGCtccggcagcagcagcagcagccgcccGCCCTGCACCCGGGCAACTGCCCCGCCGGCACCCCCAGGACTCCGCTGACGGCCCTCAACACTGACCCGGTAAGAGGTGCGTGCCGCCAGCCCGGGGACGCGGGGGAGCCCCGGAGGTGCGGCCCGGCTGTCCCTGCCGAGGGGCCGCAGCCCCCGGAGAGAAGGAGCAgcccggggcgggggcggggatGCCGCGCAGTGGGTACCCGCATCCCCGCGGTGCGGGCAGGCACCGGCGCGGGGTTTGCCGTGTAATTACAGCCTCTCGAGGGAGAGCCGCTGTAATCGGCGTGTTTGCATACACGGGGACAGCCGCGCCGCTCCCGTGGCTCCCAGCCCTTCGCGGAGCGGGTCTGGGGGCTGCCGTGCGCCTTGAACGCCCGCGGTGCAGACCGATCGGGGTGGAGGGCAACGGGGAGCGTCTCCCCGCCGCGGGATCCCCCCGCGCCAGCCCCCTCCATTCCTCGGGGCAGCCGGGGGCTcggtgggagctgctggagccgGAGCGGGGGAGCCCCGCACCGGGGAGCGGGGAGGAATCTCCGTGCGGCTTCCCTCCACCTCTAACTCGCCGTGTTCCGTTGCTGCGCAGGCTGGCTCTGTTAACAAGCCGGGAGACAGCATCCTTTGCCGCTGAGCTCCGCTCCCCAGGTGAGTGCCCGGGCGGGCGGGGGGATCCTCAGCCCTGCGGGGCGCACAACCCGAGCCCGACGAGCAATATTTGCAAGAGgctttggcttttatttttttttttttttattaccgAGCggttattatattttctttaattaccGGCTTTTTGTttgctccctttttttttttcaattccttTTCTCAATCCCTCCGCCTTTCCCCCCCCTGAAGCGCTTCTGGCCGCGGCGTGCAGCTGCGCATCCCTCCGCCTGGCGCAGCCCGGGAGCTTGCGGTTGTTGTTTGacctggtttgttttgggttgttGATCAAGCATGTCTTGTGTTTTGTCGGTGGCGCCAGTCGGTCTGGAGCGGAGCGGTTCACACACCCCCTCTATTCATTCCTCTCCCACAGGTGTGCGGCGGCGCCGCGCGGAGGCAccgcggggggcggcggggggggggaacctTCCCGGCCCCCGCCGCACCGGAGCGAGGAGCCATCCAACCCCCCTCCAGCAGTTCCCATGTCTCATCCAGCCTTTTTCACCATTTTGCACGTCCGTAGCGGTCCCCGCCGTCCCTCCCCACCCCGTCccatctcttctcttctcaCCGAGCAGATGCGATCCAAATATCCCGCGGTGGTGGTCGGACTCGAGAAGGAAAAA is part of the Cuculus canorus isolate bCucCan1 chromosome 2, bCucCan1.pri, whole genome shotgun sequence genome and harbors:
- the ID4 gene encoding DNA-binding protein inhibitor ID-4 isoform X1, translated to MKAVSPVRHPSRKAQPGVSGGGGLRCLAEHSGCKGAPPSGEEPAALCLQCDMNDCYSRLRKLVPTIPPNKRVSKVEILQHVIDYILDLQLALETHPALLRQQQQQPPALHPGNCPAGTPRTPLTALNTDPAGSVNKPGDSILCR
- the ID4 gene encoding DNA-binding protein inhibitor ID-4 isoform X2 → MKAVSPVRHPSRKAQPGVSGGGGLRCLAEHSGCKGAPPSGEEPAALCLQCDMNDCYSRLRKLVPTIPPNKRVSKVEILQHVIDYILDLQLALETHPALLRQQQQQPPALHPGNCPAGTPRTPLTALNTDPVRGWLC